One window from the genome of Cryptomeria japonica chromosome 6, Sugi_1.0, whole genome shotgun sequence encodes:
- the LOC131876487 gene encoding uncharacterized protein LOC131876487 — MNGSKVIAVGDFNAILDIDEKMGGLRKPTKVMEDFRDFIANCKLVDIHPKNGRFTWTNRRLNFANISKRLDWFLVGEWWINGDYSLETEIVPQIGSDHLPLSLSIAQEVRSQKKNYFKFQSMWWRDETFLKNLKIWWLEGNIHSGSPSFKFIKRLQHLKNQIKEWNKNTFKNIFAKKGRIEEKLEEIGKNVMQFGMTNEEYEMEKGLKKQ; from the coding sequence ATGAATGGAAGTAAGGTCATTGCAGTGGGGGATTTCAATGCCattttagacattgatgaaaaGATGGGTGGCCTCCGGAAGCCCACCAAAGTGATGGAAGATTTTCGGGATTTTATAGCGAATTGTAAATTGGTGGATATTCATCCAAAAAATGGTagattcacttggacaaacagGAGACTGAACTTTGCTAATATATCAAAAAGGTTGGATTGGTTTTTGGTTGGGGAGTGGTGGATCAATGGAGACTATTCCTTGGAAACTGAGATTGTGCCTCAAATTGGATCAGACCATTTACCTTTATCCCTATCTATTGCACAAGAGGTGCGTAGTCAAAAGAAGAATTATTTTAAGTTCCAAAGCATGTGGTGGAGAGATGAAACATTCCTGAAAAACTTAAAAATTTGGTGGCTGGAAGGTAACATACACTCTGGCTCCCCCAGTTTTAAGTTTATCAAGAGATTACAACATTTAAAAAATCAGATTAAGGAGTGGAATAAGAACACATTTAAAAACATTTTTGCGAAGAAAGGTAGAATTGAggaaaaattggaagaaattggCAAAAATGTTATGCAATTTGGCATGACAAATGAAGAGTATGAAATGGAGAAGGGCCTAAAAAAGCAGTAA